One Hevea brasiliensis isolate MT/VB/25A 57/8 chromosome 5, ASM3005281v1, whole genome shotgun sequence genomic region harbors:
- the LOC131180012 gene encoding cytochrome c oxidase subunit 3: protein MPQLDKFTYFTQFFWSCLFLFTFYIPICNDGDGVLGISRILKLRNQLVSHRGNKIRSKDPNSLEDILRKGFSTGVSYMYSSLFEVSQWCKAVDLLGKRRKITLISCFGEISGSRGMERNIFYLISKSSYSISSNPGWGITCTCSNDIMLIHVPHGQGSIPFFTTLGGGGEGGVYIQPSLRLFFMIESQRHSYHLVDPSPWPISGSLGTLATTVGGVMYMHSFQGGATLLSLGLIFILYTMFVWWRDVLRESTLEGHHTKVVQLGPRYGFIPFIVSEVMFLFAFFWASFHSSLAPTVEIGGIWPPKGIGVLDPREIPFLNTPILLSSGAAVTWAHHAILAGKEKRAVYALVATVSLALVFTGFQGMEYYQAPFTISDSIYGSTFFLATGFHGFHVIIGTLFLIICGIRQYLGHLTKEHHVGFEAAAWYWHFVDVVRLFPFVSIYWWGGI, encoded by the exons ATGCCTCAACTGGATAAATTCACTTATTTTACACAATTCTTCTGGTCATGCCTTTTCCTCTTTACTTTCTATATTCCCATATGCAATGATGGAGATGGAGTACTTGGGATCAGCAGAATTCTAAAACTACGGAACCAACTGGTTTCACACCGGGGGAACAAGATCCGGAGCAAGGACCCCAACAGTTTGGAAGATATCTTGAGAAAAGGTTTTAGTACCGGTGTATCCTATATGTACTCTAGTTTATTCGAAGTATCCCAATGGTGTAAGGCTGTCGACTTATTGGGAAAAAGGAGGAAAATCACTTTGATCTCTTGTTTCGGAGAAATAAGTGGCTCGCGAGGAATGGAAAGAAACATATTCTATTTGATCTCGAAGTCCTCATATAGCATTTCTTCTAATCCTGGATGGGGGATCACTTGTACTTGTAGTAATGACATAATGCTAATCCATGTTCCACACGGCCAAGGAAGCATC CCCTTCTTTACCACTTTAGGGGGTGGGGGTGAAGGGGGGGTTTACATACAACCGAGTCTCCGTTTGTTTTTTATGATTGAATCTCAGAGGCATTCTTATCATTTGGTAGATCCAAGTCCATGGCCTATTTCGGGTTCACTCGGAACTTTGGCAACCACCGTAGGAGGTGTGATGTACATGCACTCATTTCAAGGGGGTGCAACACTTCTCAGTTTGGGCCTCATATTTATCCTATATACCATGTTTGTATGGTGGCGCGATGTTCTACGTGAGTCCACGTTGGAAGGACATCATACCAAAGTCGTACAATTAGGACCTCGATATGGTTTTATTCCGTTCATCGTATCGGAGGTTATGTTCCTTTTTGCTTTTTTTTGGGCTTCTTTTCATTCTTCTTTGGCACCTACGGTAGAGATCGGAGGTATTTGGCCCCCAAAAGGGATTGGGGTTTTAGATCCTCGGGAAATCCCTTTTCTTAATACCCCTATTCTCCTTTCATCCGGAGCTGCCGTAACTTGGGCTCATCATGCTATACTCGCGGGGAAGGAAAAACGAGCAGTTTATGCTTTAGTAGCTACCGTTTCACTGGCTCTAGTATTCACTGGCTTTCAAGGAATGGAATATTATCAAGCACCCTTCACTATTTCGGATAGTATTTATGGTTCTACCTTTTTCTTAGCAACTGGCTTTCATGGTTTTCATGTGATTATAGGTACTCTTTTCTTGATCATATGTGGTATTCGCCAATATCTTGGTCATCTGACCAAGGAGCATCACGTTGGCTTTGAAGCAGCTGCATGGTACTGGCATTTTGTAGACGTGGTTCGGTTATTCCCATTTGTTTCTATCTATTGG